In one Thermodesulfobium acidiphilum genomic region, the following are encoded:
- a CDS encoding transketolase family protein: protein MKATREAYGEALLELGRSNDKVVALDADLSKSTKTSLFAKEFPERFFNVGIAEQNLIGVAAGLSLAGFVPYASTFAIFATGRAWEQIRNTVAYPSLNVKICASHAGITVGEDGASHQSIEDIALMSVIPNMTVLVPADSIETKSMVNWAYQYNGPVYIRLGRMGVPDILSENYNFDTKPFVLKKGKRIVIFATGIMLWKCLEAIELLKPYNVEPTLVNVSCIKPFPEESIIEIAKEHEIVFTAEEHNVINGLGSMISSTLSRNYPMKVYFIGIDDRFGTSGKPNDLLSYYGLDANSIKEKLLLLGLK, encoded by the coding sequence ATGAAGGCGACCAGAGAAGCTTATGGAGAAGCGTTATTGGAGTTAGGCAGGTCAAATGATAAGGTAGTAGCTTTAGATGCCGACCTTTCTAAATCTACTAAAACTTCGCTTTTTGCAAAGGAATTTCCTGAGAGATTTTTTAATGTTGGAATAGCTGAGCAAAATTTAATAGGCGTAGCTGCAGGATTATCCCTTGCAGGATTTGTTCCATATGCAAGCACCTTTGCAATATTTGCTACAGGTAGAGCGTGGGAGCAAATTAGAAACACTGTTGCCTATCCATCTTTAAACGTTAAAATATGTGCATCTCATGCAGGAATTACTGTAGGAGAGGATGGGGCATCACACCAATCTATAGAAGACATAGCTTTGATGTCAGTGATTCCTAATATGACAGTATTAGTTCCTGCTGATTCTATAGAAACAAAATCAATGGTTAATTGGGCATATCAGTATAATGGCCCTGTATATATAAGATTGGGGAGAATGGGAGTTCCAGATATTTTGTCTGAGAATTATAATTTCGATACAAAACCGTTTGTTCTAAAAAAGGGGAAAAGAATAGTGATATTTGCTACAGGAATAATGTTGTGGAAGTGTCTTGAAGCAATTGAGCTATTGAAGCCTTATAATGTAGAGCCAACTTTGGTAAATGTTTCTTGTATAAAGCCATTTCCTGAAGAATCTATAATAGAAATAGCAAAAGAGCACGAAATAGTATTTACTGCTGAAGAACACAATGTTATAAACGGACTCGGATCTATGATATCATCAACTCTTTCAAGGAACTATCCAATGAAAGTATACTTTATTGGCATTGATGATAGATTTGGCACATCAGGAAAGCCAAACGATTTATTAAGTTATTATGGTTTGGATGCAAACAGTATAAAAGAGAAATTGTTATTATTAGGATTAAAATGA
- the ftsE gene encoding cell division ATP-binding protein FtsE — MNPAIVFKNVSKIYHGQIYGLKDINLEVEKGDFVFVTGHSGAGKSTLLKLLYRALLPSTGEVYVNNMNLLKLKQKDIPLFRRTLGVVFQDVKLLPRKTAIENISLCLEMLGLSDREVKKRAYKSLELVKLSSKSRAFPNELSGGEQQRLAIARAISYYPTLLIADEPTGNIDLKTSWEIMSIFENLNRMGMTILITTHNPIIVSKMNKRVVQLKNGQIESDSLWDKPLIYE, encoded by the coding sequence ATGAATCCAGCTATAGTTTTTAAAAACGTTTCAAAGATTTATCACGGTCAAATATATGGTCTGAAAGACATAAATCTTGAAGTAGAAAAGGGGGACTTTGTTTTTGTCACCGGTCATAGTGGGGCCGGAAAATCAACTTTGTTAAAGCTGTTATATAGAGCATTGCTTCCTTCTACTGGTGAGGTTTATGTCAATAACATGAATTTATTAAAATTAAAGCAAAAGGATATTCCGCTGTTTAGGAGAACGCTGGGAGTTGTTTTTCAGGATGTAAAGCTATTGCCAAGGAAAACAGCAATTGAAAACATATCTTTGTGTCTTGAAATGTTAGGCTTATCTGATAGAGAGGTTAAAAAGAGGGCATATAAATCTTTAGAACTTGTTAAATTGAGCTCAAAGTCTAGAGCTTTTCCAAACGAACTTTCAGGAGGGGAGCAACAAAGGCTTGCAATTGCAAGAGCTATATCGTATTATCCAACACTTCTAATTGCAGATGAGCCAACGGGGAATATAGATCTTAAGACTTCATGGGAGATAATGTCTATTTTTGAAAACTTGAATAGAATGGGTATGACGATTTTGATAACAACTCACAATCCAATTATTGTTAGTAAGATGAACAAAAGGGTAGTTCAATTGAAAAATGGTCAGATTGAATCTGATAGTCTCTGGGATAAACCCTTAATTTATGAGTAA
- a CDS encoding cell division protein FtsX: MSKFRIYLREAIISLSRGGGMAIASIISISFTMIIFGLILMLFLSLFQASTKIGDQLELLVFLKDNVSSQDINSLIGTISNMEGVSSVEFVSKHDAWEKFKKYFQNKINVSDIKNPLPDTIKVRVKSPDYIAGLAKVISQFPQVDETRYPQQLLNALNALVQKITLIGLLLLIGFALASLVVISSTIKVSVLARREELEILELVGAEPNFIRMPYILEGSFIGLLSSLLAIFFFIILSIFLSFAIVNTAPPWSFFWPLDTSLWILMCMVVVIVGTFIGFLGSLISLKDVGKFSVTKDF, from the coding sequence ATGAGTAAATTCAGAATATATTTAAGAGAAGCAATTATTTCTTTGAGTAGGGGTGGGGGGATGGCTATAGCTTCTATTATTTCTATCTCTTTTACAATGATAATATTTGGATTGATTTTAATGCTTTTTTTGTCTTTATTCCAGGCCTCAACCAAGATAGGAGATCAGTTAGAACTACTTGTATTCTTGAAAGATAACGTATCAAGTCAGGATATAAATAGTCTGATTGGAACAATTTCAAATATGGAAGGTGTCTCTTCTGTTGAGTTCGTTTCAAAACACGATGCGTGGGAAAAATTCAAGAAGTATTTTCAAAACAAAATTAATGTTTCTGACATAAAAAACCCTTTACCGGATACTATAAAAGTGAGAGTAAAAAGTCCGGATTACATTGCAGGACTTGCAAAAGTTATATCACAGTTTCCGCAGGTAGATGAGACAAGGTATCCACAACAACTTTTGAATGCTCTGAATGCTCTGGTTCAAAAAATTACTCTTATAGGTTTACTTTTGCTCATTGGTTTTGCTCTTGCATCTCTTGTAGTTATTTCAAGCACTATAAAGGTATCTGTTCTTGCAAGAAGGGAAGAACTTGAAATACTGGAGCTGGTAGGCGCTGAACCGAATTTTATTAGAATGCCGTATATCCTTGAAGGCAGCTTTATAGGCCTTCTTTCTTCGCTTTTAGCAATTTTTTTCTTTATTATTTTATCGATCTTTTTAAGTTTTGCTATAGTAAATACTGCTCCTCCCTGGTCATTTTTCTGGCCATTAGATACGTCTTTGTGGATTCTAATGTGTATGGTTGTTGTAATTGTAGGAACGTTTATAGGTTTTTTGGGAAGCTTAATTTCACTTAAAGACGTTGGAAAATTTTCTGTTACTAAAGACTTTTAA
- a CDS encoding uracil-DNA glycosylase — translation MYIPSLFDNLEEQENNQKENLSKLELSDILIETKTCKRCKLSETRKNVVFGEGPMNPEIMVIGEGPGETEDIQGRPFVGKAGQLLTKIFESVGLNRDEIYITNVVKCRPPGNRNPFPEEIEQCRPFLDAQIKILDPKIIILLGAVACKTILKNFSSITKIRGEIILQDNRYYIPMFHPSYLLRNASRSVGSPRWLTWKDIQKVKHFIEENKS, via the coding sequence TTGTATATACCCAGTTTGTTTGATAATCTTGAAGAGCAAGAAAATAACCAAAAAGAAAACTTAAGCAAACTAGAACTTAGTGATATATTAATTGAAACAAAAACGTGCAAGAGATGTAAATTAAGTGAAACTCGCAAAAATGTTGTCTTTGGAGAGGGGCCTATGAATCCTGAAATTATGGTTATTGGTGAGGGACCGGGAGAAACAGAAGACATACAAGGACGGCCCTTCGTAGGAAAAGCAGGTCAACTATTAACTAAAATTTTTGAATCTGTGGGCCTAAACAGAGACGAAATATATATTACAAATGTTGTGAAATGTAGACCTCCAGGCAATAGGAATCCATTCCCAGAAGAAATTGAACAGTGCCGACCTTTCTTAGATGCTCAAATAAAAATCTTAGATCCAAAAATAATAATTTTATTGGGTGCAGTTGCATGTAAAACAATTTTAAAAAATTTTTCTTCCATTACAAAAATTAGAGGCGAAATAATATTACAGGACAATAGATATTACATACCAATGTTTCACCCCTCTTATTTGCTCAGGAATGCCAGTAGAAGCGTTGGGTCTCCACGATGGCTAACATGGAAAGATATCCAGAAGGTAAAACATTTTATAGAAGAAAATAAAAGTTAA
- a CDS encoding methyltransferase family protein, which translates to MVSLIAGAIFSILGLLLRAWAAATINKVKVLSTDGPYSLVRNPLYLGSFLAGSGVMISSGSFFLLVIFVIGFLFIHFHKMKEEEEELYREHKEKFLEYKERVPAFLPNFLNFKMAPISFKRYMANNEYRAPLTVIAIYIFLILKYIFFN; encoded by the coding sequence ATGGTATCTTTGATCGCAGGAGCTATTTTTTCAATTTTAGGTTTGTTACTAAGAGCATGGGCTGCTGCAACTATAAATAAAGTAAAAGTTCTTTCTACTGATGGTCCATATTCTTTAGTAAGAAATCCACTTTATCTGGGGAGTTTTCTGGCTGGTTCTGGGGTAATGATATCAAGTGGAAGTTTTTTCTTGCTTGTTATATTTGTTATTGGTTTTTTGTTTATACATTTTCACAAAATGAAAGAAGAGGAAGAAGAACTTTATAGAGAACATAAAGAAAAATTTCTTGAATATAAAGAAAGAGTTCCTGCTTTTTTACCAAACTTTTTAAATTTTAAAATGGCTCCTATTTCTTTCAAAAGATATATGGCAAATAACGAATACAGAGCACCTTTAACAGTGATAGCTATATATATATTTTTAATTTTGAAATATATATTTTTTAATTAG
- the rfbB gene encoding dTDP-glucose 4,6-dehydratase, with translation MNILITGGAGFIGSEFVRQSVERGYKVSVIDKLTYAGSMDRINSVVKEIRFYKDDIKNEDSIKKIIKTDKIEAIINFAAETHVDRSILKPDEFISTNICGTTSILNSLANSDVLLLHVSTDEVYGELGKEGKFSEDSPLRPNSPYSASKASADLLIKAYARTFSLRTRIVRPSNNYGMWQFPEKLIPVVIYKALNNQKVPIYADGSNIREWTYVKDCCSAIFKVLNDGKDSNIYNIGSGEEMTNLNLVKKILSILGKSDELIEFVKDRPGHDFRYSLNTEKISKELGWKPSFSVDDGLKETVQWYVENYAWLEKEVSNLKEYWNKVYRSKS, from the coding sequence ATGAATATATTAATTACTGGTGGTGCAGGCTTTATAGGCAGCGAGTTTGTGAGACAATCAGTTGAAAGGGGTTATAAAGTTAGCGTAATCGATAAGCTAACTTATGCAGGTTCTATGGACCGAATTAACTCAGTTGTTAAAGAAATTAGATTTTATAAAGATGATATTAAGAACGAAGATTCTATAAAGAAAATTATAAAAACAGATAAGATCGAAGCTATTATAAACTTTGCAGCTGAGACTCACGTGGATAGATCTATTCTTAAACCAGATGAATTTATTAGCACAAATATCTGTGGCACTACCAGCATATTAAATTCTCTGGCAAATTCTGATGTTTTGTTGTTACACGTGTCTACTGATGAAGTTTATGGTGAGCTTGGAAAGGAAGGAAAATTTTCTGAAGATTCACCACTTAGACCGAACTCTCCCTATTCCGCCAGTAAGGCAAGTGCAGATTTACTGATAAAAGCTTATGCAAGGACCTTTTCCCTTAGAACTCGAATAGTTAGACCTTCAAACAACTACGGAATGTGGCAGTTTCCTGAAAAATTAATTCCGGTAGTAATATATAAAGCTTTAAACAATCAAAAAGTTCCTATATATGCTGATGGAAGCAATATTAGAGAATGGACATACGTAAAAGATTGCTGCAGCGCAATTTTTAAAGTCTTAAATGATGGTAAAGATTCTAATATTTATAACATTGGCAGTGGAGAAGAGATGACCAATCTTAATCTTGTTAAAAAAATATTAAGTATTTTAGGCAAGTCAGATGAGCTTATTGAGTTTGTAAAGGATAGACCAGGACATGATTTTCGATATTCGCTGAATACTGAAAAAATTTCAAAAGAATTGGGATGGAAACCGTCTTTTTCAGTAGATGATGGCTTAAAGGAAACCGTCCAATGGTATGTAGAAAATTATGCATGGTTGGAAAAGGAAGTTTCAAATTTAAAGGAGTATTGGAATAAAGTTTACAGATCTAAATCGTAG
- a CDS encoding RluA family pseudouridine synthase, translated as MYDEKKINSNQIELFALPTFDKERLDQFLYKTIKEESRNYYSKLIKEGFVKVNNKSVKKPSFTVRPYDKVTLLLKPKKTMSIEHDKLNIKILYEDYYIIIINKERNMVVHPGAGNFRNTILNALINSIHKDEFTDQERPGIVHRLDKETTGVLIIAKSEKIMRQLSEQFKNRQVKKTYLALVHGDLNYKEGFISMPIKRSKIHRQKMEVDLSGKVAFTEYSIIGKGTFENQTVSLLKVNIYTGRTHQIRVHMSYIGHPIVGDKKYSTKSFKNCPEIALHALKIEFLHPVTKEVVSFQAPLPEDLQNFIKKCNINYDLDL; from the coding sequence ATGTACGATGAAAAGAAAATAAATTCTAATCAAATAGAACTCTTTGCCCTCCCAACTTTTGATAAAGAAAGACTTGATCAGTTTCTTTACAAAACCATAAAAGAAGAATCAAGAAATTATTATTCGAAACTAATTAAAGAGGGCTTTGTAAAAGTAAACAATAAGTCCGTCAAAAAACCGTCTTTCACTGTTAGACCATATGACAAAGTAACTCTCCTTCTAAAACCTAAAAAAACCATGTCAATAGAGCACGATAAATTAAATATAAAGATCCTATATGAAGACTACTACATCATAATCATAAACAAAGAAAGGAACATGGTGGTGCATCCTGGAGCTGGGAATTTCAGAAATACTATACTCAATGCACTTATTAATTCAATTCACAAAGATGAGTTTACAGATCAAGAAAGACCTGGAATTGTTCATAGACTCGACAAAGAAACTACTGGCGTACTGATAATAGCAAAATCAGAAAAAATAATGAGACAACTTTCAGAACAATTTAAAAACCGTCAGGTAAAAAAAACTTATTTAGCTTTAGTTCATGGAGACCTAAATTATAAAGAAGGCTTTATTTCAATGCCTATTAAACGCTCAAAAATTCATAGGCAAAAAATGGAAGTAGATTTATCAGGAAAGGTAGCTTTTACTGAGTACTCTATTATTGGTAAGGGAACCTTTGAAAATCAAACAGTTTCTCTCTTGAAAGTAAATATCTATACAGGAAGAACACATCAAATAAGAGTTCATATGTCCTATATAGGCCATCCCATAGTAGGTGATAAAAAGTATTCAACAAAAAGCTTTAAAAATTGCCCTGAAATTGCTCTACACGCACTAAAAATAGAATTTTTACACCCGGTCACAAAAGAAGTAGTAAGCTTCCAGGCTCCATTACCTGAGGATTTGCAGAATTTTATAAAAAAATGCAATATTAACTACGATTTAGATCTGTAA
- a CDS encoding NFACT RNA binding domain-containing protein — translation MLFYKDCFVLNLWNKEEGAIFFFISLVNSIPFIGISKEKITKLEPYKHPFYDFLNKHLIGSEISEITINRFDKVLKISFSNDFPVGKLPKVDVVLELITNKSNAIALVDNIIKTSYKEIIPDDPLKRKILPALEYQYPEKSTKKLEPKEITFEILSELGIEKALSEKTFGIPKNVIEEVKDWTPQKVIQWINADFENLNSKVLNNELILSLNFDKSSILENIYSVGINKIIEINEEKKKRELELQRKKKIAYLEKKLENVRKDYEKNLRWKDIHSKAQNILNNLDKIEIINNQYVFNDKIIGNLSKTPGKLANDLFEKSKKMKSALLKIEKMINSLESQIQRVKAENTDNSRVEKSTKEKSHKEKDRPKDYIKIDFDDYTIALVGKNANSNINLLKISNPNDWWFHTRNYPGSYVILKTTKKELSQVDIKKAAQICAHFSKAKREKEVEVVFTQVKYLTKPKGKKNGTIFYRNEKTIFVSPEQEENF, via the coding sequence TTGCTATTTTACAAGGACTGTTTTGTTCTAAATCTCTGGAACAAGGAAGAAGGTGCTATCTTCTTCTTTATATCTCTTGTAAATAGCATTCCTTTTATAGGTATTTCAAAGGAAAAGATTACAAAACTAGAACCATATAAACATCCTTTTTACGATTTCTTGAACAAACATCTAATAGGGTCTGAGATATCTGAAATTACAATAAACAGATTTGATAAAGTTTTAAAAATATCTTTTTCAAATGACTTTCCTGTAGGGAAGCTTCCCAAAGTAGACGTTGTTCTTGAGTTGATCACAAACAAATCAAACGCAATCGCACTGGTAGACAATATTATTAAAACCTCTTATAAAGAAATAATTCCCGACGACCCATTGAAAAGAAAGATTCTTCCCGCATTAGAGTATCAATATCCTGAAAAGTCCACCAAAAAGCTTGAGCCAAAAGAAATTACTTTCGAAATCCTATCAGAGCTGGGTATTGAAAAAGCCTTATCAGAAAAGACGTTCGGCATTCCAAAAAACGTTATTGAAGAGGTAAAGGATTGGACTCCTCAAAAGGTGATCCAATGGATAAATGCTGATTTTGAAAACCTAAATTCAAAGGTATTAAACAACGAACTAATTTTGTCTTTAAATTTTGATAAAAGCTCTATTTTAGAAAATATCTACTCAGTTGGCATAAATAAAATTATTGAAATAAATGAAGAGAAGAAAAAAAGAGAATTAGAATTACAAAGAAAGAAAAAAATAGCATATCTGGAAAAAAAACTTGAAAACGTTAGAAAAGATTATGAAAAAAATTTACGCTGGAAAGATATACACTCAAAAGCTCAAAATATTTTAAATAATTTAGATAAAATCGAAATCATAAATAACCAGTACGTTTTTAACGACAAAATAATTGGAAATCTAAGCAAAACTCCAGGCAAACTTGCAAACGATTTATTCGAAAAATCAAAAAAGATGAAGAGCGCCCTATTAAAAATTGAAAAAATGATAAATTCTTTAGAATCACAAATACAAAGAGTTAAAGCTGAAAATACTGATAATTCAAGAGTAGAAAAGAGTACTAAAGAAAAAAGTCATAAAGAAAAAGATAGGCCAAAAGATTACATAAAAATTGATTTTGACGATTATACTATTGCATTAGTTGGAAAAAATGCTAATTCTAACATTAATCTTTTAAAAATTTCAAATCCAAACGATTGGTGGTTTCATACAAGAAATTATCCTGGAAGTTACGTGATTTTAAAAACTACAAAAAAGGAATTAAGCCAAGTTGACATTAAAAAAGCTGCACAAATATGTGCTCATTTTTCAAAAGCCAAGAGAGAAAAAGAAGTTGAAGTAGTTTTTACGCAAGTAAAATATCTTACAAAACCAAAGGGAAAGAAAAACGGAACCATATTTTACAGAAATGAAAAGACAATCTTTGTATCACCAGAACAGGAAGAAAATTTTTAG
- a CDS encoding sulfide-dependent adenosine diphosphate thiazole synthase: MTKHFLNPVTDVNVSKLILKHYFESITDALTSDVIIVGGGPSGLTAARELGNSGYKVVIMERKLSPGGGTWGGSMSFNKVVIQKDLKDYLNELEIPFVEDLDALVVDSCLFASQLIAKALKTQNVKLFNLMTVVDLEYTNNAITGVVVNNTGIEIAGLHVDPMVFQTKAVLDATGHDAIAANIYSKRVQLPLRKEHFMNAVQGEEDTVNNTKMLANGLFVSGMAANNVDGGSRMGPIFGGMIKSGLKAAKLIMEYIKTV, translated from the coding sequence ATGACAAAACACTTTCTTAATCCTGTTACAGACGTAAATGTCAGCAAATTAATTTTAAAACATTATTTCGAAAGCATTACTGACGCGCTTACCTCTGACGTTATAATCGTAGGAGGAGGACCATCTGGCCTAACCGCTGCAAGAGAGCTGGGAAATTCAGGATATAAAGTAGTAATTATGGAAAGAAAGCTATCACCTGGCGGGGGTACGTGGGGTGGCTCTATGTCCTTTAACAAAGTCGTTATACAAAAAGATCTAAAAGACTATCTAAATGAACTAGAAATTCCTTTTGTAGAAGACCTAGATGCGCTTGTGGTAGACTCCTGTCTTTTTGCAAGTCAACTAATCGCTAAAGCGCTCAAAACTCAGAACGTTAAGCTTTTCAATCTGATGACCGTTGTAGATTTAGAGTATACAAATAATGCAATCACAGGCGTAGTTGTGAATAATACAGGTATAGAAATAGCAGGTCTTCATGTGGATCCGATGGTTTTTCAAACAAAAGCAGTTCTTGACGCCACAGGCCACGATGCCATAGCTGCAAACATCTATTCAAAAAGAGTTCAGTTACCTCTTAGGAAAGAGCACTTTATGAACGCAGTTCAAGGAGAAGAAGATACGGTAAACAATACAAAAATGTTAGCAAACGGTCTATTTGTCTCTGGGATGGCAGCCAACAACGTGGACGGCGGAAGTAGAATGGGGCCAATATTTGGCGGAATGATAAAATCTGGGTTGAAAGCTGCCAAACTAATAATGGAGTACATAAAAACTGTTTAG
- a CDS encoding MBL fold metallo-hydrolase — MDLRITILAENSVALPFGVIGEHGFSALVETPNFNFLFDTGQGKALLNNSIALKKDLASIKFLYISHGHYDHVGGIADLLKIKSPLETYAHPDIFSNRYWSIGNTRRYIGIPFSRFYLESLGVKFNFHREFTEIEKGIFSSGEVERKTKFEKIDKEMKVVNANGELVQDEIWDDFSLAIETPKGLVVLLGCAHAGIINILNHFINKTGKKEIYAVIGGTHLGFASQEQINSVLEVIEKYNIQKLGASHCTGMEVGAKLYNKLKDRFFFASAGSVFEL; from the coding sequence ATGGATTTAAGAATTACTATTTTAGCTGAAAATAGTGTAGCGCTTCCATTTGGTGTTATTGGTGAACACGGTTTTAGCGCTTTAGTAGAAACCCCTAACTTTAACTTTTTATTTGATACTGGTCAAGGTAAGGCTTTGTTAAATAATTCAATTGCTTTAAAAAAAGATTTAGCCAGTATAAAGTTTTTGTATATATCCCATGGGCATTATGATCATGTAGGCGGTATTGCTGATCTTTTAAAAATTAAGTCTCCACTTGAAACATATGCGCATCCAGATATATTTTCTAATAGGTATTGGTCAATTGGCAATACAAGAAGATATATAGGGATACCATTTAGCCGATTTTATCTTGAAAGTCTTGGCGTTAAATTTAATTTTCATAGAGAATTTACAGAGATAGAGAAGGGTATTTTTTCGTCTGGAGAAGTTGAACGTAAAACAAAATTTGAGAAGATTGATAAAGAAATGAAAGTTGTAAACGCCAATGGTGAACTGGTTCAAGATGAGATTTGGGATGATTTTTCTTTAGCTATAGAAACGCCAAAAGGTCTTGTGGTTCTATTAGGTTGTGCTCACGCTGGCATAATAAACATTTTAAATCACTTTATAAATAAAACAGGTAAAAAAGAAATATATGCTGTAATAGGGGGAACCCACTTAGGCTTTGCTTCGCAAGAGCAGATTAACAGTGTCCTCGAGGTGATTGAAAAATACAATATACAGAAATTGGGTGCCTCTCATTGCACGGGCATGGAAGTTGGAGCAAAATTGTATAACAAGCTCAAGGATAGATTTTTCTTTGCAAGTGCTGGTAGCGTATTTGAACTATAA
- a CDS encoding SAM-dependent methyltransferase, with translation MSKAECELYFKKIDSKGFRVKYWDEEVVDYGKGEPNFTITFKKDLADFSIKEGDLTELIEDNAEEIIDIDGKIDDICAAFGFNQETDTFKTIKRQILLSIAELLINVRKERQKKEVQSHYDLGNDFFSLWLDDTMTYSCAYFKDPNMSLRDAQIEKINHTLKKLDLKKDERLLDIGSGWGHLILKAAQEYGVKCMGITLSEEQFRATKDLIKRSGLEDRVEVRLMNYLDLDENKLQFDKIVSVGMFEHVGKENLEKYFEKINKLLVDKGLSLLHTITLPEVSEEDSFSIWLKKYIFPGGYIPELRELVSILPKYDFHLMHLESLRMNYALTLDKWYENYSLHAKEIEEKFGRQFMRRWGFYLKGCANAFRTSGLDVHQLLFSKGLNNDMPLTFEYIYK, from the coding sequence ATGAGTAAAGCTGAGTGTGAATTATATTTTAAAAAAATAGATTCAAAAGGCTTCAGGGTAAAGTATTGGGACGAAGAAGTTGTAGATTACGGCAAAGGTGAACCCAATTTTACCATAACCTTTAAGAAAGATCTGGCAGATTTTTCTATAAAAGAAGGAGACTTAACAGAGCTAATAGAAGATAACGCTGAAGAAATTATAGATATTGATGGAAAGATAGATGATATATGCGCTGCGTTTGGTTTTAATCAGGAGACTGATACCTTTAAAACTATAAAAAGACAAATTTTATTATCCATTGCTGAACTATTAATAAACGTCAGGAAAGAAAGACAAAAAAAAGAAGTCCAATCTCACTATGATCTTGGTAACGACTTTTTCTCTTTATGGCTGGATGACACTATGACTTATTCATGCGCATACTTTAAGGATCCAAATATGAGCTTACGCGATGCCCAGATAGAAAAGATAAATCACACTCTTAAAAAATTAGACTTGAAAAAGGATGAAAGGCTTCTCGACATAGGAAGTGGCTGGGGTCATTTAATACTAAAAGCTGCACAGGAATATGGAGTAAAGTGTATGGGAATAACCTTAAGTGAGGAGCAATTTAGGGCGACTAAGGATCTTATAAAAAGATCAGGACTTGAAGATAGAGTTGAAGTAAGACTTATGAACTATCTTGACCTTGATGAAAATAAATTGCAATTTGATAAGATAGTTAGCGTTGGGATGTTTGAACATGTTGGGAAAGAGAATTTAGAGAAATACTTTGAGAAGATCAATAAACTTCTTGTTGATAAAGGTTTATCTCTACTGCATACGATAACCTTGCCTGAAGTTTCCGAAGAAGATTCTTTTAGCATCTGGTTAAAGAAATATATTTTTCCTGGTGGTTATATTCCAGAGTTGAGAGAATTGGTTAGTATTTTGCCCAAATATGACTTTCATCTTATGCATCTTGAAAGCTTAAGAATGAATTACGCCTTGACGCTTGATAAATGGTATGAAAATTATTCTCTTCACGCCAAAGAGATAGAAGAAAAATTTGGGAGACAATTTATGCGTCGTTGGGGGTTTTATCTAAAAGGTTGTGCAAACGCTTTCAGAACATCTGGCCTTGATGTTCATCAACTTCTCTTTTCAAAGGGCCTCAATAACGATATGCCTTTGACGTTCGAGTATATATACAAATAA
- a CDS encoding EAL domain-containing protein, with the protein MKQKISTVFRVFSTQPYSEIEQEGIHVLFLKKDETLKFSALSNTKTLKKWLFLLNNVDFINIFENKSLTTYFQPILELNNMQIKAYECLTRGVKADGNLMAPNLLLNLQ; encoded by the coding sequence TTGAAACAAAAAATTTCAACAGTTTTTAGAGTTTTTTCGACGCAACCGTATTCAGAGATTGAGCAAGAAGGTATTCATGTTTTATTTCTGAAAAAAGATGAGACTTTAAAATTTTCCGCTTTGTCAAACACTAAAACTCTTAAAAAATGGCTTTTTCTATTAAACAACGTAGATTTTATAAATATATTTGAAAACAAGTCATTAACCACATACTTTCAGCCTATTCTGGAACTAAATAATATGCAAATAAAGGCTTATGAGTGCTTAACAAGAGGTGTCAAGGCTGATGGAAACCTTATGGCGCCCAATCTACTTTTAAACTTGCAATAG